From one Gossypium hirsutum isolate 1008001.06 chromosome D08, Gossypium_hirsutum_v2.1, whole genome shotgun sequence genomic stretch:
- the LOC107914862 gene encoding protein LIFEGUARD 2 isoform X2, with the protein MCSPAERKGDAEAGPQPLYPMMLEPPELRWAFIRKVYSIVALQLLATAGVAATVVFVHPIARFFVSTGAGFALYMVLIVTPFITLCPLYYFHQKHPWNYLLLGTFTISLAFAIGLTCAFTQGKVILEAAILTATVVVGLTLYTFWAAKRGHDFSFLGPFLFGALLVCIVFALIQIFFPLGRIAVMMYGGFAAIIFCGYIVYDTDNLIKRHSYDEYIWAAVSLYLDIINLFLSLLTLLRAADG; encoded by the exons ATGTGTAGTCCGGCGGAGAGGAAAGGTGATGCAGAGGCCGGACCACAGCCTTTGTATCCGATGATGCTGGAACCGCCGGAGTTGAGGTGGGCTTTCATTCGGAAAGTTTATTCCATCGTGGCCCTTCAATTGTTGGCTACAGCGGGGGTGGCGGCGACGGTTGTTTTTGTCCATCCGATAGCTCGTTTCTTCGTCAGCACCGGGGCTGGCTTTGCTCTTTACATGGTCCTAATCGTCACGCCCTTCATCA CTCTTTGTCCGTTGTATTACTTTCACCAGAAGCATCCATGGAATTATCTTCTGCTTGGAACTTTCACCATTTCTCTCGCGTTTGCTATTGGATTGACCTGCGCTTTTACTCAAG GGAAGGTAATATTGGAGGCAGCCATACTAACAGCAACAGTGGTAGTGGGTCTGACTCTGTACACCTTCTGGGCTGCAAAGAGAGGCCACGATTTCAGCTTCCTTGGCCCCTTTTTGTTTGGGGCTCTCCTTGTTTGTATTGTTTTTGCTTTGATCCAG ATATTCTTCCCACTGGGTAGAATAGCAGTGATGATGTATGGTGGGTTTGCAGCCATCATATTCTGCGGATATATAGTATACGACACCGACAACTTGATCAAACGCCACTCTTACGATGAATACATTTGGGCTGCTGTCTCTCTCTATCTCGACATTATTAATCTCTTCCTCTCCCTCCTTACTCTTTTGAGAGCTGCTGATGGTTAA
- the LOC107914862 gene encoding protein LIFEGUARD 2 isoform X1, translating into MCSPAERKGDAEAGPQPLYPMMLEPPELRWAFIRKVYSIVALQLLATAGVAATVVFVHPIARFFVSTGAGFALYMVLIVTPFIKMCLALVALCPLYYFHQKHPWNYLLLGTFTISLAFAIGLTCAFTQGKVILEAAILTATVVVGLTLYTFWAAKRGHDFSFLGPFLFGALLVCIVFALIQIFFPLGRIAVMMYGGFAAIIFCGYIVYDTDNLIKRHSYDEYIWAAVSLYLDIINLFLSLLTLLRAADG; encoded by the exons ATGTGTAGTCCGGCGGAGAGGAAAGGTGATGCAGAGGCCGGACCACAGCCTTTGTATCCGATGATGCTGGAACCGCCGGAGTTGAGGTGGGCTTTCATTCGGAAAGTTTATTCCATCGTGGCCCTTCAATTGTTGGCTACAGCGGGGGTGGCGGCGACGGTTGTTTTTGTCCATCCGATAGCTCGTTTCTTCGTCAGCACCGGGGCTGGCTTTGCTCTTTACATGGTCCTAATCGTCACGCCCTTCATCA AAATGTGTTTGGCGTTGGTAGCTCTTTGTCCGTTGTATTACTTTCACCAGAAGCATCCATGGAATTATCTTCTGCTTGGAACTTTCACCATTTCTCTCGCGTTTGCTATTGGATTGACCTGCGCTTTTACTCAAG GGAAGGTAATATTGGAGGCAGCCATACTAACAGCAACAGTGGTAGTGGGTCTGACTCTGTACACCTTCTGGGCTGCAAAGAGAGGCCACGATTTCAGCTTCCTTGGCCCCTTTTTGTTTGGGGCTCTCCTTGTTTGTATTGTTTTTGCTTTGATCCAG ATATTCTTCCCACTGGGTAGAATAGCAGTGATGATGTATGGTGGGTTTGCAGCCATCATATTCTGCGGATATATAGTATACGACACCGACAACTTGATCAAACGCCACTCTTACGATGAATACATTTGGGCTGCTGTCTCTCTCTATCTCGACATTATTAATCTCTTCCTCTCCCTCCTTACTCTTTTGAGAGCTGCTGATGGTTAA